The proteins below come from a single Cervus elaphus chromosome 4, mCerEla1.1, whole genome shotgun sequence genomic window:
- the ISOC2 gene encoding isochorismatase domain-containing protein 2, with protein sequence MAAARPALGRVLPGSSILFLCDMQEKFRHVVYFRQIVSVAARMLKVARLLNVPAVLTEQYPQGLGPTVPELGAQDLQPHTKTCLSMVPAVQQELDARPQLRSVLLCGLETQACILQTALDLLDRGLQVHVVVDACSSRSQVDRLVALSRMRQSGAFLSTSEGLILQLVGDAAHPQFKEVQKLIKEPSPDSGLLGLFQDQNPLFR encoded by the exons ATGGCAGCTGCGAGGCCTGCTTTGGGCCGCGTCCTCCCTGGATCTTCCATACTCTTCCTGTGCGACATGCAGGAGAAGTTCCGCCACGTTGTGTACTTCCGCCAAATCGTCTCTGTGGCTGCGCGCATGCTCAAG gtggcCCGGCTGCTGAACGTGCCAGCCGTGCTGACTGAGCAGTACCCGCAGGGCCTGGGCCCCACGGTGCCCGAGCTGGGCGCTCAGGACCTGCAGCCGCACACCAAGACCTGCCTCAGCATGGTGCCTGCGGTGCAGCAGGAGCTGGACGCTCGGCCCCAGCTGCGCTCCGTGCTCCTCTGTGGCTTAGAGACACAAGCCTGCATCTTG CAAACGGCCCTGGACCTCCTGGATCGCGGGCTGCAGGTCCACGTGGTGGTGGACGCCTGTTCCTCCCGGAG CCAGGTGGACCGGCTGGTGGCGCTGTCCCGGATGCGCCAGAGCGGCGCCTTCCTCTCCACCAGCGAGGGGCTCATTTTGCAGCTCGTGGGCGACGCCGCCCACCCTCAGTTCAAGGAG GTCCAGAAGCTCATCAAGGAGCCCAGCCCTGATAGCGGACTGCTGGGCCTTTTCCAAGACCAGAACCCCCTCTTCCGCTGA